A genomic window from Blastocatellia bacterium includes:
- the glpK gene encoding glycerol kinase GlpK: protein MSQDYVLALDQGTTSSRAILFNREGRPEAIAQQEFEQLYPQPGWVEHRPNDIWHSQLNAAERVLLESKVKAEQIAAIGITNQRETTIIWDRETGEPIHNAIVWQCRRTAPICDRMRAEGLAPLFQERTGLVLDAYFSGTKVQWLLDNVEGARRLAEQGRLAFGTVDSWLIWKLTGGRIHTTDPSNASRTLLYNIESGEWDDALLDTLNVPRSLLPHVTPSSEMLGETDPALFGRAIPIAGNAGDQQAALFGQACIAPGLAKNTYGTGCFMLLNTGNELVRSRNNLLTTVAWQLGDEPLEYALEGSVFIAGAAIQWLRDGLKIITSAGDTQDMALKVNDNGGVYFVPAFVGLGAPQWDAYARGTMVGLTRGTTREHIARAALEAIAYQTADVLNAMRSDSGIELSELRVDGGAARNDFLMQFQADVLGIPVVRPANTETTAAGAAYLAGLATGFWEDTAAIAEGWQCERSFAPQMQADERQRLLGDWARAIERASNWANHS, encoded by the coding sequence ATGAGTCAGGATTACGTTCTCGCCCTCGATCAAGGGACTACCAGCTCGCGCGCCATTCTATTTAATCGCGAGGGCCGCCCCGAGGCTATCGCCCAGCAAGAGTTCGAGCAGCTCTACCCGCAGCCCGGCTGGGTCGAGCATCGCCCGAATGATATCTGGCATTCGCAGCTCAACGCCGCCGAGCGCGTGCTGCTGGAATCGAAGGTCAAAGCCGAACAGATCGCCGCCATCGGCATCACCAACCAGCGCGAAACCACGATCATCTGGGATCGCGAAACCGGCGAGCCGATCCATAATGCCATCGTCTGGCAATGCCGCCGCACGGCGCCTATCTGTGACCGCATGCGCGCAGAGGGACTCGCGCCGCTCTTTCAAGAGCGCACAGGTCTTGTGCTTGATGCGTACTTCTCCGGCACCAAGGTGCAATGGCTCCTCGATAACGTTGAGGGCGCGCGGCGGCTGGCCGAGCAAGGCCGGCTGGCATTCGGCACGGTTGATTCGTGGCTGATCTGGAAGCTCACCGGCGGGCGCATTCACACCACAGACCCTTCAAACGCCAGCCGCACGCTGCTCTATAACATCGAGAGCGGCGAGTGGGACGATGCCTTGCTCGACACGCTGAATGTGCCACGCTCGTTGTTGCCGCACGTCACGCCATCGTCGGAGATGCTTGGCGAAACGGACCCGGCGCTCTTTGGCCGAGCGATCCCCATTGCCGGCAACGCCGGCGACCAGCAGGCGGCGCTGTTCGGGCAAGCCTGTATCGCGCCGGGTCTGGCGAAGAACACTTACGGCACCGGCTGTTTTATGCTCTTAAACACCGGCAACGAGCTGGTGCGCTCGCGGAACAACCTGCTCACGACCGTCGCATGGCAGCTCGGCGACGAGCCGCTTGAATACGCGCTCGAAGGCAGCGTCTTCATCGCCGGCGCGGCCATCCAATGGCTGCGCGACGGTCTGAAGATCATCACCTCGGCAGGCGACACACAGGACATGGCTTTGAAGGTGAACGACAATGGCGGCGTCTACTTCGTGCCGGCGTTCGTCGGACTGGGAGCGCCGCAGTGGGACGCCTACGCGCGCGGCACGATGGTTGGATTGACGCGCGGCACGACCCGCGAACATATCGCGCGGGCGGCGCTGGAAGCTATCGCTTATCAGACCGCCGATGTGCTGAACGCCATGCGCAGCGATTCGGGAATCGAGCTGAGCGAGCTGCGAGTTGACGGCGGCGCGGCGCGCAACGATTTTCTGATGCAATTTCAGGCCGATGTTTTGGGCATCCCGGTTGTGCGGCCTGCGAATACCGAGACGACGGCGGCAGGGGCGGCTTACCTGGCCGGGCTGGCTACAGGGTTCTGGGAAGACACCGCCGCTATCGCCGAAGGCTGGCAATGCGAGCGCTCTTTCGCGCCGCAGATGCAAGCCGACGAGCGGCAACGCTTGCTTGGCGATTGGGCGCGCGCCATCGAGCGGGCAAGCAACTGGGCGAACCACTCATAA
- a CDS encoding family 20 glycosylhydrolase: MKHSRWLFLLILLILVLTLAASITAGTKPGREPKRPDKWRAVHVLDYASDADLEVFAQNIPKLKAMGVNVIVFEVDYNFDFKSHPELRRGTTPITRAGARRLADLCRRQGIRLIPEFQSLGHQSWKADTLPLLTVYPKLDLTPGAFPNNEGIYCREWDPLNPEVNRIVFALMDEIIEAFHADALHVGMDEVFLLGSEQSPSTKGKDPAQLFARAVNDLYAHLVKRRHVEMLMWGDRLIDGQKYDFGEWEASKNGTAAAVDLIPKDIIICPWHYELRDAYPSVAFFLEKGFRVLPASWNKVDATQALIDYDEKQTSPKMLGHLFTTWGVKKDQLPDYPPLIEGLKRLRPAATAAIGKAPRR; the protein is encoded by the coding sequence ATGAAACATTCGCGATGGTTATTCTTGCTCATCCTTCTCATCCTTGTCTTGACGCTGGCCGCATCAATCACGGCAGGCACAAAGCCGGGCCGCGAGCCGAAGCGCCCGGATAAATGGCGCGCTGTTCATGTGCTCGATTATGCGAGCGACGCCGACCTTGAGGTGTTTGCCCAGAACATTCCGAAGCTGAAGGCTATGGGCGTCAATGTCATCGTCTTTGAGGTTGATTATAATTTCGACTTCAAATCACACCCGGAGTTGCGCCGCGGCACGACGCCGATCACCAGGGCTGGGGCGCGTCGGCTGGCCGACCTCTGCCGCCGCCAGGGCATTCGCTTGATCCCTGAGTTTCAATCGCTCGGCCACCAGTCGTGGAAAGCCGATACCCTGCCGTTGCTGACCGTCTACCCGAAGCTCGACTTGACGCCCGGCGCATTTCCGAACAACGAAGGCATCTATTGCCGCGAGTGGGACCCGCTGAATCCTGAAGTCAATCGCATTGTCTTCGCCTTGATGGACGAGATCATCGAGGCGTTTCACGCCGACGCCCTGCACGTCGGCATGGACGAAGTCTTTCTGCTCGGCTCCGAGCAATCGCCGTCCACGAAAGGCAAAGACCCTGCGCAGCTCTTCGCCCGAGCGGTCAACGATCTCTACGCGCATCTGGTGAAGCGGCGTCACGTCGAGATGCTGATGTGGGGCGACCGTTTGATTGATGGGCAGAAGTACGACTTCGGCGAATGGGAAGCCTCAAAGAACGGCACCGCCGCCGCGGTTGATCTGATTCCCAAAGACATCATCATCTGCCCCTGGCATTATGAGCTGCGCGACGCCTACCCGTCGGTCGCCTTCTTTCTTGAGAAAGGCTTTCGCGTGCTGCCGGCCAGTTGGAACAAGGTAGATGCGACGCAAGCCTTGATCGATTACGACGAGAAGCAGACGAGCCCGAAGATGCTGGGCCACCTGTTCACGACCTGGGGCGTGAAGAAAGATCAATTGCCCGATTACCCGCCCTTGATCGAAGGCTTGAAACGTCTGCGCCCTGCTGCGACCGCCGCTATCGGCAAGGCACCGCGCAGGTGA